A stretch of Kyrpidia spormannii DNA encodes these proteins:
- the asnB gene encoding asparagine synthase (glutamine-hydrolyzing), whose translation MCGIAGWIDWNVEITGQRPVLKAMADVQYWRGPDAEGIWMSHRAGLAHRRLSIIDPEGGAQPMIRRQGERTLVIVYNGELYNMAELQRQLERLGYTFATRCDTEVVLVAYAHWGPACVERFNGIYAIGIWDEQAQELFLARDRLGVKPLFYAPLENGLVFASELKGLLAHPAVRPEVDNEGLAEIFALGPGRTPGHGVFRNVYEVKPGWALLFDRRGLHHRQYWKLESRPHEDDLETTIATVRDLLEDTVGRQLMSDVPVCALLSGGLDSSAITAFAAQAFRRQGRPPLRTFSIDYVDNNVYFQPNAFQPTADGPWAERVADFLQVDRRIVTLTPSAVADALREAVRARDLPGMTDVDSSLLLFCREIKKEATVALSGECADEVFGGYPWFHRKEALEADMFPWSLKMQERISVLHPDLVDHLQPEQYVRRRYREALDAVPRLPGENPQDARIREMFYLNLFHWMPVLLDRKDRMSMAVGLEVRVPFCDHRLVEYMWNVPWSIKMAGGREKGLLRVAMKGLLPEDALWRKKSPFPKTHHPDFARACRSALQEVLADPTSPLLPLIHRESVNKWLQAEGEFDIPWFGQLMRLPQLYAYLVQVDQWLREYRVQIL comes from the coding sequence ATGTGCGGGATTGCCGGTTGGATCGATTGGAATGTGGAAATCACCGGACAGCGGCCGGTGCTGAAAGCCATGGCCGACGTTCAATATTGGCGGGGCCCCGACGCCGAAGGCATCTGGATGTCCCACCGGGCCGGATTGGCGCACCGGAGGCTGTCGATCATCGACCCGGAGGGCGGGGCGCAGCCCATGATCCGGCGTCAGGGAGAACGCACCTTGGTCATCGTGTACAACGGGGAGTTGTACAACATGGCCGAACTACAGCGCCAACTCGAAAGACTGGGCTACACCTTCGCCACGCGGTGCGATACCGAGGTGGTTCTCGTCGCCTACGCTCACTGGGGCCCGGCCTGTGTCGAGCGGTTCAACGGGATCTATGCCATCGGAATTTGGGATGAACAGGCACAAGAATTGTTCCTGGCCCGGGACAGGCTCGGCGTCAAACCGCTCTTTTACGCCCCTCTTGAGAACGGCCTCGTGTTTGCATCAGAACTGAAAGGCCTTCTCGCCCACCCGGCCGTGCGCCCCGAGGTGGATAATGAGGGGCTGGCGGAAATTTTTGCCCTGGGACCCGGACGCACTCCGGGCCACGGCGTATTCCGCAACGTCTATGAGGTCAAGCCCGGATGGGCTTTGCTCTTTGATCGAAGGGGCCTCCACCACCGCCAGTATTGGAAACTGGAAAGCCGTCCTCACGAAGACGACCTGGAAACTACGATTGCTACTGTGCGGGATCTCCTCGAAGACACAGTCGGGCGGCAGCTCATGTCCGACGTGCCGGTGTGCGCACTTCTTTCCGGGGGGCTGGACTCCAGCGCCATCACCGCTTTTGCCGCCCAGGCCTTTCGCCGGCAAGGCCGCCCGCCGCTGAGAACCTTTTCTATTGATTATGTGGATAACAACGTGTATTTCCAACCCAACGCCTTCCAACCCACCGCCGACGGACCTTGGGCAGAACGAGTGGCAGATTTTCTGCAGGTTGATCGCAGGATCGTCACCCTGACCCCCAGCGCCGTGGCCGACGCCCTGCGGGAGGCTGTGCGGGCGAGGGATCTGCCAGGCATGACAGACGTCGACTCATCGCTGCTCCTCTTTTGCCGGGAGATCAAAAAAGAGGCCACTGTGGCTTTGTCCGGCGAATGCGCCGATGAAGTATTCGGCGGATATCCGTGGTTTCATCGAAAAGAGGCCCTTGAAGCAGATATGTTTCCCTGGTCATTGAAAATGCAGGAAAGAATCTCGGTGCTCCACCCGGACCTCGTGGACCATTTGCAACCTGAGCAATACGTGCGCCGGCGATACCGCGAAGCCCTGGATGCGGTGCCCAGGCTGCCGGGAGAGAATCCCCAGGATGCCCGGATTCGGGAAATGTTTTACTTGAATCTCTTTCACTGGATGCCCGTCCTCCTCGATCGCAAAGACCGGATGAGTATGGCGGTCGGCCTAGAAGTCCGGGTGCCTTTTTGCGATCACCGCTTGGTCGAGTATATGTGGAATGTGCCTTGGTCGATAAAAATGGCCGGCGGACGGGAAAAGGGCTTGTTGCGCGTGGCCATGAAGGGGCTCCTGCCCGAAGATGCGCTCTGGCGAAAAAAAAGCCCGTTCCCGAAAACCCATCACCCCGATTTCGCCCGGGCCTGCCGAAGCGCCCTTCAAGAGGTGCTCGCCGATCCCACATCCCCCCTGTTGCCACTCATCCACCGGGAGTCGGTGAACAAATGGCTCCAGGCCGAAGGGGAATTCGACATCCCCTGGTTCGGGCAACTGATGCGCCTCCCCCAGCTCTACGCCTACCTAGTTCAAGTGGACCAGTGGCTTCGGGAATACCGGGTTCAGATCCTGTGA
- a CDS encoding VIT1/CCC1 transporter family protein, which translates to MEQSAQQTAHVEEHFTAPDVIRDIVIGMADGLTVPFALAAGLSGAVSVTTLIVTAGVAEIAAGAIAMGLGGYLAARTDREHYFAELERERTEVVELPDREKQEVRDILTQWGLNEQEAEPVIRALSRDPRRWVDFMMKFELGLEEPEPKRARNSSLTIGLSYIAGGIIPLAPYMLMANPVTALIISVVVTLIALFIFGFVKGKFTGVKPWKSAWQTTVVGGLAAGVAFLVAKFIA; encoded by the coding sequence ATGGAGCAATCGGCCCAACAAACTGCGCACGTAGAAGAACATTTTACCGCTCCGGACGTCATTCGGGATATCGTCATCGGCATGGCGGACGGGCTCACGGTGCCCTTTGCCTTGGCGGCCGGCTTGTCGGGAGCGGTCTCTGTCACCACGTTGATCGTGACTGCAGGGGTGGCAGAAATCGCCGCCGGAGCCATCGCCATGGGATTGGGGGGCTACCTGGCGGCCCGAACGGACCGGGAACATTATTTTGCCGAATTGGAACGAGAACGAACGGAAGTCGTGGAGCTGCCCGACCGGGAAAAACAAGAAGTCCGGGACATCCTCACTCAGTGGGGGCTGAATGAGCAAGAAGCGGAGCCGGTGATCCGCGCCCTGAGCCGGGACCCCCGCCGGTGGGTCGACTTCATGATGAAGTTCGAATTGGGTCTCGAAGAACCCGAGCCCAAACGGGCCCGAAACAGTTCCCTCACCATCGGCCTCTCGTACATCGCCGGCGGCATCATCCCCCTGGCACCCTACATGCTGATGGCCAATCCTGTGACTGCCCTGATAATCTCGGTGGTCGTCACGCTAATCGCTCTCTTTATCTTCGGCTTTGTCAAGGGTAAATTCACCGGCGTGAAGCCCTGGAAAAGCGCCTGGCAAACCACGGTGGTAGGCGGTCTCGCCGCCGGCGTAGCCTTTCTCGTTGCAAAGTTCATCGCCTGA
- the trpB gene encoding tryptophan synthase subunit beta, producing MLKVDEKTGIFGEGDQTFGGSFVPPELQKALDEVAEAFARYKDDPDFNAELQAYYKDYAGRPNPLYFAKRLSDQVGGAKIYLKREDLNHTGAHKINNTLGQILLAKRLGKKRIIAETGAGQHGVATATAAALMGLECLIFMGELDMKRQALNVFRMELLGAKVIPATSGNRTLKEAVDEALMYFAGHPDSFYLLGSAVGPHPYPLMVRHFQSVIGQEARAQILEKEGRLPDYVVAAVGGGSNAIGLFYPFVEDLSVKIIGVEPAGKGLDTGYHAAPLNVGEVDVLHGFRSYVMPDPEKCWSISAGLDYPGVGPEHSYYKAIGRAQYVAVNDQEALDAFLNLSKTEGIIPALESSHAVAYATKLAAQRPKDEIIIVNLSGRGDKDVAQVAEMLGRTPEQAAKA from the coding sequence ATTCTTAAAGTGGACGAGAAAACTGGCATTTTTGGTGAAGGGGATCAGACTTTCGGGGGGAGCTTTGTGCCGCCGGAGCTTCAAAAGGCGCTGGACGAGGTGGCCGAGGCCTTTGCCCGTTACAAAGACGACCCGGACTTCAACGCCGAGCTCCAGGCCTATTACAAGGACTACGCGGGCCGGCCCAACCCCCTGTATTTCGCCAAGCGGCTGTCGGACCAGGTGGGCGGAGCCAAGATCTACCTCAAGCGGGAAGACCTGAACCACACCGGAGCCCACAAGATCAACAACACATTGGGCCAAATCCTGCTGGCGAAACGCCTCGGGAAAAAGCGGATCATCGCCGAAACCGGGGCCGGGCAGCACGGGGTGGCCACCGCCACCGCCGCGGCCCTCATGGGATTGGAATGTTTGATTTTTATGGGCGAACTGGACATGAAGCGCCAGGCGCTCAACGTCTTCCGCATGGAGTTGCTCGGGGCCAAGGTCATCCCCGCCACATCCGGGAACCGCACCCTGAAAGAAGCGGTGGACGAAGCACTCATGTATTTCGCCGGGCACCCCGACAGCTTTTACCTGCTCGGGTCGGCGGTGGGGCCCCACCCCTACCCCTTGATGGTCCGCCATTTTCAGTCTGTCATCGGACAGGAAGCCAGGGCCCAGATCCTGGAGAAAGAAGGCCGGCTCCCGGATTATGTGGTGGCGGCGGTTGGGGGCGGGTCTAACGCCATCGGTCTCTTTTATCCCTTTGTGGAGGACCTTTCCGTCAAAATCATCGGAGTCGAACCGGCCGGTAAGGGCCTGGATACGGGGTATCACGCCGCCCCCCTCAATGTCGGGGAAGTCGACGTGCTGCATGGATTCCGCTCCTATGTCATGCCCGACCCGGAAAAATGCTGGTCGATCAGCGCCGGATTGGATTATCCCGGGGTTGGACCGGAGCACAGCTACTACAAGGCCATTGGCCGGGCTCAGTACGTCGCTGTGAACGATCAGGAGGCCCTGGATGCTTTCCTGAATTTATCCAAAACCGAAGGGATTATTCCTGCCCTGGAGTCGAGCCACGCCGTGGCCTATGCCACCAAACTGGCAGCCCAGCGTCCAAAGGACGAGATCATTATTGTCAACCTCAGCGGCCGGGGGGACAAAGACGTCGCCCAGGTCGCCGAAATGTTGGGCCGCACCCCCGAACAAGCGGCAAAAGCCTAA
- a CDS encoding sigma-70 family RNA polymerase sigma factor, translating into MDEEERREQLVRWMREHGEAVLHLAYFYVRDRHMAEDVFQDTFLRVYSEMDKLRDEGAAKTWILRITANLCRDRFRSWVYKRVLLPGDENLPQGMAASAEQEAVASLERRRLLDLMFRLPLMDREVLIYHYYCELKTNEIAQVLRIDPGAVRVRLHRARRRLKDMLREEGSADERRSHAEAGTDG; encoded by the coding sequence GTGGACGAGGAAGAGCGCCGGGAACAATTGGTCCGATGGATGCGGGAACACGGTGAAGCGGTGTTGCACCTGGCGTATTTTTACGTCCGAGACCGCCATATGGCGGAGGATGTGTTTCAAGACACGTTTCTGCGCGTGTATTCAGAGATGGATAAACTGCGGGATGAAGGGGCGGCCAAAACCTGGATCCTGCGGATCACCGCAAATCTGTGCCGAGACCGTTTTCGGTCCTGGGTGTATAAAAGGGTGCTTTTACCCGGCGACGAAAATCTGCCCCAGGGGATGGCCGCCTCTGCCGAGCAGGAGGCCGTGGCGTCTTTGGAGCGGCGCAGGCTGTTGGACCTTATGTTCCGTCTTCCCCTCATGGATCGCGAGGTGTTGATCTACCATTACTATTGCGAACTCAAAACGAACGAGATTGCCCAGGTTCTCCGCATTGATCCCGGTGCAGTGCGGGTGAGGTTGCACCGGGCCCGGCGGCGGTTGAAAGACATGTTGCGCGAGGAGGGATCGGCGGATGAACGACGATCTCACGCGGAAGCTGGAACAGATGGCTGA
- a CDS encoding sigma-54-dependent Fis family transcriptional regulator, which yields MKVGDCYTPGAAILAPGDTLADVMRAFLRHRLDIACVLNDRGHLDGIVSKYALYRALLAGAGLDSPVGSLVRRDVVVLRMEDSLESAKDTLLHSGVGHGVVVDREGQVCGVMGKSDIIRGFLLDTEMRAQQVTVLLDHLQEAVVFIDREQRVQAMNQAAEALFHVDKDVVLGTPVAKWLPELAGVVADAVERSIALPAGRLEIGDTVTLTSVSPIGGSRNAAGAMAVIRDITTLEAIAEELETTKNLQHTLQHAVALSYDGIAVVDPEGRITVANDALAEILDADRESLVGRPWGEAVPDVSLRRVLEGREVEGQVYTLRGRPCLITQEPIERSGKCVGAIIKVIWRRLDEWRDLFRRLEQLEREVNYYRGEWQRSHRSSSAFDAIVGRDTAMEALKREARLAASTTSTVLITGESGTGKELFARAIHQESGRPGAFVAVNCAAVPAELLESEFFGYVEGAFTGARRGGKPGKFELADRGTLFLDEIGDMPLALQSKLLRFLQEQVFERVGDVRPRQVDVRIIAATHQDLEEMVRNGLFREDLYYRIHVVHLKIPPLRDRLGDLPLLCQALIQKLNGKLNRQVKGVSPEAFERLRAYSWPGNVRQLENVLERAMNLGVSDMIDVADLPKEMRGVNSRISRTPEPAGAEGPPRPRGRSREAWEKEWVLGALEEAGGNRTRAAQILGISRSTLYHKLRKYRIEEEVRFRLGAT from the coding sequence GTGAAGGTCGGCGATTGTTATACACCGGGTGCGGCAATTCTGGCCCCGGGTGACACCTTGGCGGACGTGATGAGAGCGTTTTTGCGTCACCGCCTGGATATCGCCTGTGTCCTGAACGATCGCGGCCATCTGGACGGCATTGTCAGCAAGTACGCCCTTTATCGCGCTTTGCTAGCCGGCGCGGGCCTGGATTCACCGGTCGGGTCCTTGGTGCGTCGGGACGTGGTGGTCCTGCGCATGGAAGATTCCCTGGAGTCGGCCAAGGACACCCTTCTTCACAGCGGGGTGGGTCACGGCGTGGTGGTGGACCGGGAGGGGCAGGTCTGTGGGGTGATGGGCAAATCGGACATTATCCGCGGCTTTTTGCTTGACACGGAGATGCGCGCCCAGCAAGTGACGGTTCTGCTGGATCACTTGCAGGAAGCGGTGGTGTTCATCGACCGGGAACAGCGGGTTCAGGCGATGAACCAGGCGGCGGAAGCCCTTTTTCACGTGGACAAAGATGTGGTCTTGGGCACCCCGGTGGCCAAATGGTTGCCCGAGTTGGCGGGGGTGGTGGCGGACGCCGTGGAGCGCTCGATCGCCCTTCCGGCCGGACGGTTGGAAATTGGCGATACGGTCACTCTCACGTCCGTGTCGCCCATCGGGGGGAGCCGGAATGCTGCGGGGGCAATGGCGGTAATTCGGGATATCACCACGTTGGAGGCCATTGCTGAGGAATTGGAAACGACAAAAAATCTTCAGCACACCCTTCAGCACGCCGTGGCCTTGTCCTATGATGGAATTGCCGTGGTGGACCCGGAGGGCCGGATTACCGTGGCCAACGACGCCCTGGCCGAGATTCTCGACGCCGACCGGGAGAGTTTGGTGGGGCGGCCGTGGGGGGAGGCGGTTCCCGATGTCTCCCTTCGACGAGTCCTGGAGGGGCGGGAAGTGGAAGGGCAGGTGTATACGCTCCGGGGCAGGCCATGTCTGATCACCCAAGAACCCATCGAACGCTCGGGTAAATGCGTCGGGGCGATCATCAAGGTGATCTGGCGCCGCCTGGACGAATGGCGGGATCTTTTCCGCAGGCTCGAACAGTTAGAGCGGGAGGTCAATTACTACCGGGGCGAGTGGCAGCGGTCCCATCGATCCTCCTCGGCTTTTGATGCCATTGTCGGCCGGGACACGGCTATGGAAGCGCTCAAACGCGAGGCCCGTCTCGCGGCCAGCACCACTTCCACCGTGCTGATCACCGGGGAGAGCGGAACCGGGAAAGAACTTTTTGCCCGGGCGATCCACCAGGAGTCGGGACGTCCCGGGGCTTTTGTGGCTGTCAATTGCGCCGCGGTGCCGGCGGAGTTGTTGGAGTCGGAATTCTTCGGTTATGTGGAAGGCGCATTCACCGGGGCGCGCCGGGGTGGAAAACCGGGAAAGTTTGAATTGGCCGACCGAGGGACCCTGTTCTTGGACGAGATCGGGGACATGCCCTTGGCCCTGCAGAGCAAGTTGCTGCGTTTCTTGCAGGAGCAGGTGTTTGAGCGGGTGGGGGATGTCCGCCCTCGACAGGTGGACGTCCGGATCATCGCCGCAACACATCAGGATCTGGAAGAGATGGTACGAAACGGGCTGTTTCGGGAGGATTTGTACTACCGCATTCATGTCGTTCATTTGAAGATTCCGCCGCTCCGAGACCGGCTGGGGGATCTGCCGCTTTTATGTCAAGCCCTGATTCAAAAATTGAATGGCAAACTCAACCGGCAAGTGAAGGGCGTGTCCCCGGAGGCTTTTGAGCGGCTCCGGGCCTACTCCTGGCCGGGGAATGTCCGGCAGTTGGAAAATGTCCTGGAGCGGGCGATGAACCTCGGGGTGTCGGATATGATCGACGTGGCAGATCTCCCCAAGGAGATGCGGGGGGTAAATTCGCGAATTTCCCGTACTCCGGAACCGGCCGGGGCGGAAGGGCCGCCCAGGCCCCGGGGCCGCAGTCGCGAAGCGTGGGAGAAGGAATGGGTGCTTGGCGCCCTGGAAGAAGCAGGTGGAAATCGCACCCGGGCCGCTCAAATCCTCGGAATCAGCCGGTCGACCTTGTATCATAAACTGCGAAAATACAGGATTGAAGAGGAAGTTCGTTTTCGCCTCGGCGCAACATGA
- a CDS encoding BtrH N-terminal domain-containing protein yields the protein MKHVVKGFEHVPGVHCGSTALADVLRFYGLPLDEAACFGLGSGLDFIYVESDQLSPTRFFNGRTPSLEPTLFQHLGLDVDWNRSETFPWSAIRQYVARDIPVFVLTDLYYLDYYKTKTHFSLHGVLVVGFDDERGVCLTADTDREGIQETSIESLRLAMSSTEGAVPLSYPWFAVEAFPEVDLSRAARRAIARTASRMVSPPDASTGIPAMERFVEGLPDWGELADWKWAARFGYQVIERRGTGGGAFRAMYARFLSEAQSRFGVEELRELQASWRMERIAGGWRELGKEFRRISEGQQPKFAAAAVLARELLEQERQFFQDLYCRFVPGP from the coding sequence GTGAAACATGTGGTGAAAGGCTTTGAACACGTGCCGGGCGTTCATTGTGGGTCGACGGCTTTGGCCGATGTGCTGAGGTTTTATGGCCTCCCGTTGGACGAAGCCGCATGTTTTGGCCTCGGGTCGGGATTGGATTTTATCTATGTGGAATCGGACCAACTATCCCCGACCCGCTTTTTTAATGGACGGACGCCATCTTTGGAGCCTACGTTGTTTCAACATCTGGGACTTGATGTGGATTGGAATCGTTCGGAAACCTTTCCCTGGTCAGCCATCCGGCAGTACGTGGCCCGGGATATTCCGGTATTTGTGCTCACCGATTTGTATTATCTGGATTACTACAAGACCAAGACCCACTTTTCCCTCCACGGCGTGTTGGTGGTCGGATTTGACGACGAACGGGGGGTCTGCCTCACGGCGGATACGGACCGTGAAGGGATTCAAGAAACTTCCATCGAGTCGCTCCGTCTGGCCATGTCTTCCACCGAAGGGGCAGTCCCCCTTTCTTACCCGTGGTTCGCGGTGGAGGCGTTTCCGGAGGTCGACCTCTCCCGGGCGGCCCGCCGGGCCATCGCCCGGACTGCTTCCCGGATGGTCAGTCCGCCGGATGCAAGTACGGGGATTCCCGCCATGGAGCGGTTTGTGGAGGGCCTCCCTGACTGGGGGGAACTTGCCGATTGGAAATGGGCGGCGCGGTTCGGATACCAGGTGATCGAGCGCCGGGGCACCGGGGGCGGTGCCTTCCGGGCGATGTACGCGCGGTTCCTCTCCGAGGCCCAGTCGCGGTTCGGCGTGGAGGAACTTCGGGAGCTCCAGGCGTCATGGCGAATGGAGCGCATCGCCGGCGGATGGCGGGAGTTGGGCAAGGAATTTCGCCGGATCAGCGAAGGTCAACAGCCGAAGTTCGCCGCTGCGGCGGTCTTGGCCCGGGAGCTGTTGGAGCAGGAGCGCCAGTTTTTCCAGGATCTGTATTGCCGTTTTGTCCCGGGGCCGTGA
- a CDS encoding acetyl-CoA carboxylase biotin carboxylase subunit, producing the protein MHDRRRRFGTVTFRKILVANRGEIARRIFRTCRTMGIQTVAVYSEADKGAVHVREADEAVYIGPPPAAQSYLNMDAVIRAAKETGAEAVHPGFGFLSENGDFAERCQREGLVFIGPSPEVIRAMGSKIEARRRMQAAGVPVVPGTERPVDTLEEAMEAAEGIGYPLMVKASAGGGGIGMSRVETPEELKKTFESTRARAVNFFGDGALFLEKWVEGPRHIEVQVAADAHGNAVHLFERECSVQRRHQKVVEESPSPFLNDAMRERLTAAALRGATAIGYRNLGTMEFLFDAKGNFYFLEMNTRLQVEHPVTELITGLDLVEWQIRIAAGERLPVLETPARLGAAVECRVYAEDPVRFLPSPGTITALAWPEGVRVDTGVEQGSAVTPFYDPMIAKIIAHGSTREEALARMERALSETRIEGIKTNLPFLLEVMRNPEFRRGSYDTGLVQNMQNGKA; encoded by the coding sequence ATGCACGATCGAAGGAGGAGGTTTGGCACTGTGACCTTTCGTAAAATTCTCGTCGCGAACCGCGGGGAGATTGCTCGGCGGATCTTTAGAACCTGCAGGACCATGGGGATCCAGACGGTGGCCGTGTACTCCGAGGCGGACAAGGGTGCGGTTCACGTTCGAGAGGCCGATGAGGCCGTGTATATTGGCCCCCCTCCCGCCGCCCAGAGCTATCTCAATATGGACGCCGTCATCCGGGCGGCCAAAGAAACCGGCGCGGAAGCTGTTCACCCCGGTTTTGGATTTTTATCGGAAAACGGGGATTTTGCAGAACGGTGCCAGAGGGAGGGACTGGTGTTTATTGGCCCGTCACCCGAAGTCATCCGGGCCATGGGCAGCAAAATCGAGGCCAGGCGGCGGATGCAGGCGGCGGGTGTTCCCGTGGTGCCAGGTACCGAACGTCCGGTAGACACTTTGGAAGAAGCGATGGAGGCTGCAGAAGGGATCGGATATCCGCTGATGGTCAAAGCCAGCGCCGGCGGGGGCGGGATCGGGATGAGCCGGGTGGAGACACCGGAAGAACTGAAAAAAACCTTTGAGTCCACCCGAGCCCGTGCGGTAAATTTTTTTGGGGATGGAGCGTTATTTCTGGAAAAGTGGGTGGAGGGGCCCAGGCATATTGAGGTTCAGGTGGCGGCCGACGCCCACGGGAACGCGGTTCACCTATTCGAACGGGAATGTTCGGTTCAGCGCCGACACCAAAAAGTGGTGGAAGAAAGTCCGTCCCCCTTCTTGAACGACGCGATGCGGGAGCGCCTGACGGCGGCGGCCCTGCGGGGGGCCACGGCCATCGGCTATCGCAACTTGGGTACCATGGAATTCCTCTTTGATGCGAAAGGCAACTTCTATTTTTTGGAGATGAATACCCGGCTTCAAGTCGAACATCCGGTGACGGAGCTGATCACAGGGCTGGATTTGGTGGAGTGGCAGATCCGGATCGCCGCCGGAGAAAGGTTGCCTGTTCTGGAGACGCCCGCCCGGCTTGGGGCGGCGGTGGAGTGCCGGGTGTACGCGGAAGACCCCGTCCGTTTTCTGCCTTCACCAGGGACCATTACCGCCTTGGCGTGGCCCGAGGGGGTCAGGGTGGATACCGGGGTGGAGCAAGGGTCTGCTGTGACGCCGTTTTACGATCCGATGATCGCCAAGATCATCGCCCACGGGTCCACCCGGGAGGAGGCCCTGGCACGCATGGAACGAGCCTTGTCCGAAACCAGGATTGAAGGTATTAAAACGAATCTTCCATTCCTGTTGGAGGTGATGCGGAACCCTGAGTTTCGGCGGGGAAGCTATGATACGGGACTCGTCCAAAACATGCAAAACGGCAAGGCGTGA
- a CDS encoding acetyl-CoA carboxylase biotin carboxyl carrier protein subunit — MAEVKASMGGTVWKVLVKPGDVVEAGQDVVILESMKMEIPVTAESGGKVVEVCKGEGEFVQEEETLVRLEP; from the coding sequence ATGGCTGAAGTGAAGGCGAGTATGGGCGGCACGGTGTGGAAGGTTTTGGTCAAACCCGGGGATGTGGTGGAAGCGGGTCAGGACGTTGTAATTCTGGAATCGATGAAAATGGAAATTCCGGTCACGGCTGAATCCGGGGGCAAAGTGGTGGAAGTGTGCAAGGGCGAGGGCGAATTCGTGCAAGAAGAGGAAACCCTGGTTCGCCTGGAGCCGTAA
- a CDS encoding enoyl-CoA hydratase-related protein, with translation MIGSRGETAVAEENRDNEIRDPVLVETDGPVAMVILNRPEAMNALNFETLVYLGDIVEDLRGRRDIRAVIFTGRGRAFCVGADLKERRTLDEWQVRRNVRKIRDVFTAVERLPQPTIAAIHGYAFGGGFELALACDFRFASEETVMGLTETSLAIIPGAGGTQRLPRLIGPMRAKELIFTARRIRAPEAYDLGILTGFGSDPVAEARRLAKEIAENGPLAVAQAKFAIDRGLDASLATGLEIESSAYEVLIPTRDRVEALEAFKEKRPPRFRGE, from the coding sequence ATGATCGGGAGTCGGGGGGAGACGGCGGTGGCAGAAGAGAATCGCGACAATGAAATCCGGGATCCGGTTTTGGTGGAGACCGACGGCCCGGTGGCGATGGTGATCTTGAATCGACCAGAGGCCATGAACGCCCTGAATTTTGAAACCCTGGTTTATCTTGGCGATATCGTTGAAGATCTGCGGGGGCGGAGAGATATCCGGGCGGTGATCTTTACCGGAAGAGGGCGTGCCTTTTGCGTCGGGGCCGATCTTAAAGAGAGGCGTACCCTGGATGAGTGGCAGGTTCGGCGAAACGTTCGTAAAATCCGCGACGTGTTCACGGCAGTGGAGCGTTTGCCCCAGCCGACCATCGCGGCGATTCACGGCTATGCCTTTGGCGGAGGATTTGAATTGGCACTTGCGTGCGATTTCCGCTTTGCGTCAGAGGAGACGGTCATGGGACTCACGGAGACGAGTCTGGCGATCATTCCCGGGGCCGGGGGCACTCAGCGGCTGCCGCGGTTGATCGGTCCCATGCGGGCCAAGGAATTGATCTTTACGGCCAGGAGGATTCGGGCCCCAGAGGCCTACGATCTGGGGATTCTCACCGGGTTCGGGTCCGATCCGGTGGCCGAGGCCCGGCGACTGGCCAAAGAGATCGCCGAGAACGGGCCCTTAGCCGTTGCCCAGGCAAAATTCGCCATCGACCGCGGTCTGGATGCCAGTCTCGCGACTGGGCTGGAGATCGAGTCGTCGGCCTACGAGGTGCTGATCCCGACCCGGGACCGGGTGGAAGCGCTGGAGGCCTTTAAGGAGAAACGCCCACCCCGCTTCCGGGGGGAGTGA